In a genomic window of Phaeodactylum tricornutum CCAP 1055/1 chromosome 6, whole genome shotgun sequence:
- a CDS encoding predicted protein, producing the protein MVRVIVVTKCEDVPTKPVDDKPMLVYWNLLGLVQFNRFALIQADVDFCDVRIDADEPSCANFRKCWMDAKAGALQDVLDFPNLPYFLDGHGENKIALTQSNAILRHIGRRYNLMGNPCKEHLVDMIVDELSDVESNITRRAYAHGKDAIASWYETDIPDVMKRFLPMIDNSFLTGDQVSIADCKFYSFLYKLQLIEDEMGGPKTADIMNDTVRAYMQRFEALPRIKAYMASPDYQKGPLNNRHAKWGG; encoded by the coding sequence ATGGTCCGTGTAATTGTGGTCACCAAGTGTGAAGACGTACCAACCAAGCCAGTTGATGACAAACCAATGCTCGTCTACTGGAATCTCCTAGGTCTCGTTCAGTTCAACCGTTTTGCATTAATCCAGGCTGACGTGGACTTTTGCGATGTGCGGATCGACGCCGATGAACCATCCTGCGCCAATTTTCGCAAGTGCTGGATGGATGCGAAAGCGGGGGCTCTCCAGGACGTTTTGGATTTTCCCAATCTTCCCTATTTCTTGGACGGTCACGGAGAGAACAAGATTGCGCTGACGCAATCCAACGCTATCCTTCGTCACATTGGCCGACGCTACAATCTCATGGGAAACCCTTGCAAAGAACATCTGGTGGACATGATTGTGGATGAACTTAGTGACGTGGAAAGTAACATTACTCGCCGAGCATACGCTCACGGAAAAGACGCCATTGCCAGCTGGTACGAGACGGATATTCCGGACGTGATGAAACGCTTTCTACCTATGATTGATAATAGCTTCCTTACGGGCGACCAGGTATCCATTGCGGACTGCAAGTTCTACTCATTTTTGTACAAGCTACAACTAATTGAAGACGAGATGGGGGGTCCCAAGACAGCCGACATCATGAACGACACCGTGCGCGCGTATATGCAGCGTTTTGAGGCGCTACCTCGCATCAAGGCTTACATGGCAAGCCCTGACTATCAAAAAGGTCCCTTGAACAATCGACACGCCAAGTGGGGTGGCTAA
- a CDS encoding predicted protein: MASNGSKRVRPWDKIRAQPLSDKATKVGRDSQSLEDVPPVEVPRIAIDGVEFLSDRFYLNKTIYDDGIATSASPGGVGLYATATSCTNACRCGARCPPPLFDRSRLVAQLNLKAAILVSYTVQPSWLAKEFPTLLGPHANVPTLVLHGKKGLIADPIHGGAKKYKIPTKDEQDDSSFTSQDEEESPRDEAVQNCPAPPPVAKATFSSTRNAAEKSYSERAFWTQVQNAFIPSQHIPRSRTAWLAEDGCSLNPSLIEHRVYRRGVHHPKFMILLERSGDVVVVVSTSNLTEPRATDASWLQRFPAARSSRERKLKEEEDDFGIVLTNMLEAQTLSCRKGHVTPMGFCRQELGWNSLRDLTKHFDFSKAQVHLVATIPGDRLSKTASPSELFGRQRVSAVMKRLSQGPTPRLPPILRSEDDRLIVQPTSLGSEWTRANMTEVVRSYLGHEDRDVSKVRDAQVFPRLDILWPTERFMKAYRTGFAGRGSPASVVCIGDAFDTKELVLFKENEGYLFLSSDTFSKIDLSCLSRMAQYEVSVPLQRSCLPPHIKSICRLFQGNDYRLRQDYGLPKSEEIFSYFLLTSACLSRGAQGETLTQLGSRETVVSYANFELGVLFTSRLQGRASDRVYGWKPAQCMCRNRPRTSLIHLPVPFSLRPARYQSDRDDVEFCETPYFHEIALGTACVGNMKLTPYGSAIANQQESKRIDIP; this comes from the coding sequence ATGGCGAGTAACGGGAGCAAGCGGGTGCGACCGTGGGACAAGATCCGGGCACAGCCCTTGTCCGACAAGGCAACCAAGGTCGGACGCGATAGCCAATCCCTCGAAGATGTTCCACCAGTGGAAGTTCCTCGCATTGCGATTGATGGAGTGGAATTTCTAAGTGATCGCTTTTATTTGAACAAAACAATCTACGACGACGGGATTGCGACATCGGCGTCGCCTGGTGGAGTGGGACTCTACGCGACGGCGACGAGTTGTACGAATGCGTGCCGGTGTGGAGCCCGATGCCCTCCGCCCTTGTTCGATCGCTCGCGACTCGTAGCGCAACTGAATTTGAAAGCCGCAATATTGGTATCGTATACTGTACAACCATCTTGGCTCGCCAAAGAGTTTCCTACACTACTCGGTCCCCACGCCAACGTCCCCACGTTAGTTCTGCACGGAAAAAAGGGATTGATTGCGGATCCGATTCACGGTGGAGCCAAAAAGTATAAGATACCAACTAAAGACGAACAAGACGACAGTTCGTTTACTAGTcaggatgaagaagagaGCCCTCGGGATGAGGCTGTTCAGAACTGCCCGGCTCCGCCACCGGTTGCGAAAGCCACCTTTTCATCAACTCGCAATGCGGCAGAAAAGTCGTACTCGGAACGCGCATTCTGGACACAAGTACAGAATGCATTCATTCCTTCACAACACATTCCTCGGTCACGTACAGCGTGGTTGGCGGAAGATGGTTGCTCATTGAATCCGTCTTTAATTGAACACCGAGTATATAGACGAGGTGTACACCATCCCAAGTTCATGATTTTGTTGGAGAGATCCGGGGATGTTGTGGTGGTCGTGTCGACTTCGAATTTAACGGAACCACGTGCCACAGATGCTTCTTGGTTACAGCGCTTTCCCGCTGCTCGATCATCAAGAGAAAGGAAACTaaaggaggaggaggacgattTCGGAATAGTCCTGACCAACATGCTCGAGGCGCAGACTCTGTCTTGTAGAAAAGGTCACGTCACGCCTATGGGGTTTTGTCGTCAAGAACTTGGCTGGAATTCTTTACGCGATCTGACGAAACACTttgacttttccaaagcGCAAGTTCACCTGGTGGCCACCATTCCTGGGGATCGACTGAGTAAGACTGCGTCACCATCTGAACTCTTTGGACGACAGAGGGTTTCCGCGGTGATGAAAAGACTCTCGCAAGGACCCACTCCCAGGCTCCCGCCCATCCTTCGATCAGAGGACGATCGACTCATTGTGCAGCCGACAAGCTTAGGAAGCGAATGGACAAGGGCGAATATGACGGAGGTGGTTCGCAGCTATCTTGGGCATGAAGATCGCGATGTATCAAAAGTAAGAGATGCCCAAGTCTTTCCACGACTCGATATATTATGGCCGACCGAAAGGTTTATGAAGGCATATCGGACCGGCTTCGCTGGTCGGGGCTCGCCCGCCTCTGTTGTGTGCATCGGCGACGCGTTCGACACGAAGGAGCTCGTATTGttcaaagaaaacgaaggatACTTGTTCTTGTCTTCTGACACGTTCAGCAAAATTGACTTGTCGTGCCTTTCTCGAATGGCTCAGTATGAAGTGAGTGTCCCTTTGCAGAGATCATGCTTACCGCCACACATCAAGAGCATCTGTAGATTGTTTCAAGGCAATGATTATCGTCTGCGACAAGATTATGGTCTCCCGAAGAGCGAGGAGATTTTTTCTTATTTCCTCTTAACCAGTGCCTGTCTATCAAGAGGCGCCCAGGGGGAAACGTTAACTCAATTAGGTAGCCGTGAGACAGTTGTCTCGTACGCCAATTTTGAACTCGGCGTATTGTTCACTAGCCGGCTGCAAGGCAGGGCCTCGGATCGTGTATACGGTTGGAAACCAGCACAGTGCATGTGCAGAAATAGGCCGCGCACTTCTTTGATTCATCTGCCAGTTCCCTTTTCCTTGCGCCCGGCGCGTTACCAGTCCGACCGAGACGATGTTGAATTCTGCGAAACACCTTACTTTCATGAAATTGCACTAGGGACTGCTTGTGTCGGGAATATGAAACTTACTCCATACGGCTCTGCTATTGCCAATCAACAGGAAAGTAAACGAATAGACATTCCTTAA
- a CDS encoding predicted protein — KKPKDMPKRPLSAYNLFFQEERNRLINSDKAGVGFENMAKTIAAKWRSLDVDAKAPYEEKATVNKQQY, encoded by the coding sequence aaaaagccaaaagACATGCCTAAACGTCCGTTAAGTGCGTACAACTTGTTCTTCCAAGAAGAGCGAAACCGTCTCATTAATTCCGACAAAGCTGGGGTTGGATTTGAAAACATGGCTAAAACGATAGCCGCTAAATGGCGGAGTTTGGACGTCGACGCTAAGGCTCCTTACGAGGAAAAGGCGACCGTCAACAAGCAGCAATAT
- a CDS encoding ribokinase (Probably catalyzes the reaction: ATP + D-ribose = ADP + D-ribose 5-phosphate), with translation MLVLRTEALLALFSTLLLTSVCVDASGSRPHRIVVIGSINADTFLPVDRIPIEGENLTLLPGKLPVVDVPGGKGCTQAVAASKLLAPVGGSVSFVGQFGNDVAAQILQQSLVDAHVDVTFCSHHENIPSGRGYVFHTTSGQVSAVVSGGSNELGWLEWEHAWEIYNKDRNQILLQGKIDKLLQDCRLVMLQCEVPEYVNRLVARCAAQRGNILVVQDVGGEDRGMNEEHLRHCDYLMPNESELRRLVRSFGGPENDSDIETMAKFLQARGARNILVTQGSKGSTLVADDGTVIHQPAITIEEVLDETGAGDCYRAAFCTALCEDKSLQQCMEWATAAGACSVERLGAVPSTPTRGQVEDRVHTNWVERSVLDIPRGDGLGFRGGAKSFPFLIGSRLNSMKDRPELWDGALDDPREYVRRQSTIKGLTCVDFNFPQHFHTWSNEEAAKSLEMAGLRAGAVCLRYPSKFARGAMNNPDYELRQEAIELTKHAAQMARDLGAKEVVIWSAYDGYDYPFQVDYDEKWDELVGAFRECCDAYPDIRFSVEYKPTDENTRFFTIPSTGAALLMVNEVDRQNFGLTLDVGHMLMSGENPGQSIAMVGRAGKLFGVQLNDGFTRLAAEDGLMFGSVHPSMALEIMYQLRRTKFDGHFYFDTFPQRSDPVREAEYNIRRVKAFWYAASSMDADRLKRVMDEHDAIGALELVDDSLRRI, from the coding sequence aTGCTTGTGTTACGGACAGAAGCTTTGTTGGCTTTATTTTCGACTCTTCTTCTCACCTCGGTTTGCGTCGATGCATCCGGGAGTAGGCCTCATCGGATTGTTGTTATTGGTTCCATCAACGCTGATACCTTCCTTCCCGTCGATCGAATACCAATTGAAGGTGAAAATTTGACGCTTTTACCGGGAAAGCTCCCGGTCGTAGACGTCCCCGGTGGCAAAGGCTGTACGCAGGCCGTTGCGGCTTCTAAGTTGCTAGCACCGGTGGGAGGAAGTGTTTCTTTCGTCGGACAATTTGGCAACGACGTGGCTGCCCAAATTCTGCAACAATCACTCGTTGACGCTCATGTCGACGTCACATTTTGTTCGCATCATGAAAATATACCCAGCGGTCGAGGCTACGTGTTTCACACGACATCGGGTCAAGTTAGTGCCGTTGTCTCGGGTGGGAGTAACGAGCTGGGATGGCTTGAATGGGAGCACGCTTGGGAAATATACAATAAAGATAGAAACCAGATTCTGCTTCAGGGAAAAATCGACAAGCTCTTGCAAGACTGTCGTTTAGTCATGCTTCAGTGCGAAGTTCCGGAATACGTCAATCGATTAGTTGCTCGGTGTGCGGCGCAGCGTGGGAATATTCTCGTGGTGCAAGATGTTGGCGGTGAAGACCGGGGAATGAACGAAGAGCACCTCCGGCACTGCGACTATCTCATGCCGAATGAAAGCGAATTGCGGCGTCTAGTGCGATCGTTTGGTGGCCCCGAGAACGACTCTGACATTGAAACGATGGCGAAATTTCTCCAGGCCCGGGGTGCTCGGAATATTTTGGTGACGCAAGGAAGCAAAGGATCTACTCTAGTAGCAGACGATGGTACTGTAATTCACCAGCCCGCCATTACAATAGAAGAGGTGCTTGATGAAACGGGCGCCGGCGACTGCTACCGTGCAGCCTTTTGTACAGCCTTGTGCGAAGACAAATCTCTACAGCAATGTATGGAGTGGGCAACGGCTGCCGGGGCCTGTTCGGTAGAACGCTTAGGAGCTGTACCCAGTACACCAACTCGCGGCCAAGTAGAGGATCGCGTCCATACGAACTGGGTGGAGCGAAGCGTTCTTGATATTCCAAGGGGAGATGGTCTTGGCTTTCGAGGAGGGGCCAAGTCctttccatttttgattGGATCCCGACTCAACTCCATGAAGGATCGACCGGAATTGTGGGACGGTGCTTTGGATGATCCTCGAGAGTATGTCAGACGCCAGTCAACAATCAAAGGACTTACTTGTGTGGACTTCAACTTTCCACAGCACTTTCACACGTGGTCGAACGAAGAAGCGGCGAAGTCCCTCGAGATGGCTGGATTGCGAGCTGGAGCAGTATGTCTTCGGTATCCGAGCAAGTTTGCCCGAGGAGCCATGAACAATCCAGATTATGAACTGAGGCAAGAAGCTATTGAGCTTACCAAGCACGCCGCACAAATGGCGAGGGATCTTGGCGCAAAAGAAGTGGTTATATGGAGTGCTTACGATGGATACGACTATCCCTTTCAAGTCGATTACGATGAAAAATGGGACGAGCTAGTGGGCGCCTTTCGAGAGTGTTGTGATGCCTACCCCGATATTCGGTTTTCTGTGGAGTACAAACCTACGGATGAGAACACCAGGTTTTTCACGATACCGAGCACGGGAGCGGCTTTGCTAATGGTGAACGAAGTAGACCGCCAAAACTTTGGCCTTACCCTGGACGTCGGGCACATGCTGATGTCTGGTGAAAATCCTGGACAGTCAATTGCCATGGTGGGACGTGCAGGAAAACTGTTTGGCGTGCAGCTCAACGACGGCTTTACCCGCTTGGCTGCGGAGGACGGTCTTATGTTTGGATCCGTGCACCCCAGCATGGCGTTAGAGATCATGTACCAGCTGCGGCGAACGAAATTTGATGGACACTTTTATTTTGACACTTTTCCCCAGAGATCAGATCCTGTACGCGAGGCAGAGTACAATATTCGAAGGGTGAAAGCATTCTGGTATGCTGCCTCTTCCATGGATGCAGACCGACTGAAACGCGTTATGGACGAACATGATGCAATTGGAGCCTTAGAACTTGTAGATGACTCATTGAGAAGAATATAA
- a CDS encoding predicted protein encodes MSDSRITSPDSENWGLREAFIIIGSTMGLMIFLLILRFSFNICLDICVLDELERAKKAIVDLITKLFPWQRPRTQPPSAQSHDDIELQECASDQERLEALNQILISKTLSLNDIERLRERHQHSDCGIAEEDMSRNDEAILCSICLHGMAEGDSVFEAKCKHIFHHGCIASWISSRGSGCPYCRAQLINETNLHQLFGSSRNR; translated from the coding sequence ATGTCAGATAGTCGCATCACATCCCCCGACTCTGAAAACTGGGGATTGCGCGAAGCTTTCATTATAATAGGAAGCACAATGGGTCTCATGATATTTCTCTTGATACTGCGATTTTCTTTCAACATCTGTCTCGACATTTGCGTTCTCGACGAGTTGGAGCGTGCGAAAAAAGCAATAGTGGATCTCATTACGAAATTGTTCCCATGGCAGCGGCCTCGAACACAGCCACCATCAGCACAATCCCATGACGACATTGAACTTCAGGAATGCGCTTCCGACCAAGAGCGTCTCGAGGCACTTAATCAAATACTTATAAGCAAAACTTTGTCGCTCAACGACATCGAGAGACTTCGAGAACGGCATCAGCATTCCGATTGTGGTATAGCTGAAGAAGACATGTCAAGAAATGATGAAGCCATTCTTTGCTCAATTTGTTTGCATGGTATGGCAGAAGGCGATAGTGTTTTTGAAGCGAAGTGCAAGCATATTTTTCATCATGGTTGCATAGCGAGCTGGATAAGCTCTAGAGGATCAGGTTGCCCCTATTGCCGAGCCCAACTTATCAACGAAACAAACCTACACCAACTTTTCGGAAGCAGTAGGAATAGATGA
- the H4-1a gene encoding histone H4 isoform 1a (Similar to histone H4 core component of nucleosomes, containing two molecules each of H2A, H2B, H3 and H4) has product MSGRGKGGKGLGKGGAKRHRKVLRDNIQGITKPAIRRLARRGGVKRISGLIYEETRGVLKVFLENVIRDSVTYTEHARRKTVTAMDVVYALKRQGKTLYGFGG; this is encoded by the exons ATGTCTGGACGTGGTAAAGGAGGCAAGGGTCTCGGAAAGGGAGGCGCCAAGCGTCATCGCAAGGTCCTTCGCGACAATATCCAGGGAATTACCAAGCCCGCTATCCGCCGTCTGGCCCGTCGTGGTGGTGTG AAACGTATCTCTGGTCTGATTTACGAAGAGACCCGTGGAGTCCTCAAGGTCTTCCTCGAGAACGTCATTCGTGATTCCGTCACCTATACCGAGCACGCCCGTCGTAAGACCGTCACCGCCATGGACGTCGTGTACGCCCTGAAGCGTCAGGGAAAGACTCTCTACGGATTCGGAGGTTAA
- a CDS encoding predicted protein, giving the protein MIPNPASLIKGKQELPEVDQLETISLETLNQYHCDNPDRRLVSLFGTVYDVTSSENSYGSDGAYKEYAGHDVTLALSMHKTQEEYVEEVKIDISVTSVREAHFRLKDCAQLTLLQQSSVASLDGWIALCK; this is encoded by the coding sequence ATGATTCCCAATCCAGCATCCTTGATCAAGGGTAAGCAAGAGCTTCCCGAAGTCGACCAACTAGAAACCATTTCGCTCGAAACGCTCAACCAGTATCACTGCGACAATCCCGATCGCCGACTCGTTAGCTTGTTTGGGACAGTGTACGATGTAACCTCGTCGGAAAATTCCTACGGATCTGACGGGGCGTATAAGGAGTATGCAGGGCACGATGTGACGTTGGCGCTGTCGATGCACAAGACACAAGAAGAGTACGTCGAGGAAGTCAAAATTGATATTTCAGTGACATCCGTAAGAGAGGCTCATTTTCGTTTGAAAGATTGTGCACAACTAACACTCTTGCAACAATCCTCCGTTGCTTCACTAGATGGCTGGATCGCTTTGTGCAAATga
- a CDS encoding predicted protein has translation MMYLPNDHWSPRYDSAFYTVKVEGKQHFIKPPQNIPRKLAGKSGPAYYYRVVVYCEHNRRILLRRYSHFKWLFEAIQENPPTEPQVPGAAMIKLPPGTCPFQRQDEDFAKIRMEELSDFLQELLARPGYASHAAVVAFLELGSSIDVAA, from the coding sequence ATGATGTACCTCCCAAACGACCACTGGTCCCCACGATATGATTCAGCTTTCTATACCGTGAAAGTTGAAGGCAAGCAACACTTTATAAAACCGCCACAAAACATCCCGAGAAAACTTGCCGGAAAATCGGGACCGGCATACTATTACCGTGTTGTTGTCTACTGCGAACACAATAGAAGAATTCTGCTACGAAGGTATTCCCATTTTAAGTGGTTATTCGAAGCGATTCAAGAAAACCCTCCTACTGAGCCACAAGTTCCGGGCGCCGCTATGATAAAGTTGCCTCCAGGGACGTGTCCTTTCCAGCGACAAGATGAAGACTTTGCTAAAATACGTATGGAGGAGTTGTCTGATTTTCTGCAGGAACTGTTGGCGCGCCCGGGATACGCATCGCATGCGGCGGTTGTAGCTTTCTTGGAGCTCGGAAGTTCAATCGACGTAGCAGCATGA
- a CDS encoding predicted protein — translation MFPRLLVTTSLAVMASAFSSSGRSPWAASEWCIQVNIGREAGTWMPEEWAASGSRLPFNVEISVESGYATQKDQESEFMGSNALRLCVVEDPTYVTSQGMQYVEIPDEGGWKLQLPKQKGNAGTLRLWLDFEQSPELDEGLAAVRNDVTLAVGRLYFMAPCWREPDLAIGYRKIKPIEAAAQTAQQRLDSQLSHESGDRRLDGTNPIDTALASIDMAGLVKERDDRVRDLREAERKLPRNPRELPVGFWPGTMDKLAIAPGSIAVKRKKMFGEEFHIVGKWTAVPIADTVVVESEV, via the coding sequence ATGTTCCCCCGCCTGTTGGTAACAACCTCCCTTGCCGTCATGGCGTCGGCGTTTTCGAGCTCAGGAAGAAGTCCTTGGGCCGCATCGGAATGGTGCATTCAAGTGAATATTGGACGTGAGGCAGGAACCTGGATGCCGGAAGAGTGGGCTGCTTCGGGAAGTCGTCTGCCGTTTAATGTTGAGATTTCGGTGGAATCTGGGTACGCCACTCAAAAGGATCAGGAATCCGAATTTATGGGCAGCAATGCCTTGCGTCTTTGTGTTGTGGAAGATCCTACCTACGTAACGTCCCAAGGCATGCAATACGTGGAAATCCCCGACGAAGGCGGCTGGAAGCTTCAGCTGCCAAAGCAAAAAGGAAACGCGGGAACCTTACGCCTGTGGTTGGATTTTGAACAGTCACCCGAACTGGACGAAGGTCTAGCAGCAGTCCGCAACGATGTGACCTTGGCCGTAGGACGACTCTATTTCATGGCACCGTGCTGGCGAGAGCCAGACCTAGCAATTGGCTATCGAAAAATAAAACCGATTGAAGCTGCCGCTCAGACGGCCCAGCAACGTTTGGATTCGCAGCTATCACATGAATCGGGCGATCGGCGTCTCGATGGTACAAACCCCATTGACACAGCTTTGGCGTCAATCGACATGGCGGGACTGGTCAAGGAAAGAGACGATCGGGTTCGAGATTTGCGCGAGGCAGAGCGTAAGTTACCGCGGAATCCTCGAGAGCTCCCTGTGGGGTTCTGGCCAGGGACGATGGATAAGCTGGCAATAGCACCAGGGTCGATTGCGGTcaaacggaagaagatgttTGGCGAAGAATTCCATATTGTTGGGAAGTGGACGGCCGTCCCGATTGCGGACACTGTCGTCGTTGAATCGGAAGTGTAG
- a CDS encoding predicted protein, with protein sequence MTAAARYAALLQWLRSNDADISPKIDLQPSSRGGGYGAFLTEDAVEGELLFTIPRKTCITLADSIEDDACGEGFKALIETAGPGGNTVVMAGFMARERIRSLESQKPGSIVDDSSFGPYLATLPWERGMNNQEHVLYWDNKDIEKYLKGSMCYGEALDLRKEVDVAIRVLNTIVGKSIREFRGDYLDSGFQWPWEKAAQASEEKLKGPPEGLAEAVKGAFVCMLTRAFEDGDGDEEKLVPMLDMLQHSDEPNISHAMRKSDGAVEVRARQDLTAGQELLNQYRSELEETMPYHRFFTRFGFVPGIQEEMTNLFEDKSSIFFAQKAEI encoded by the coding sequence ATGACAGCAGCTGCTAGGTATGCAGCTCTTCTACAGTGGCTTCGGTCCAACGACGCAGATATCTCACCAAAGATAGATTTGCAACCGTCGTCTCGTGGCGGAGGATACGGTGCCTTTTTAACGGAGGATGCGGTAGAGGGTGAGCTTCTCTTTACGATTCCCCGGAAGACATGCATCACGTTGGCGGACTCTATCGAAGATGATGCTTGCGGTGAAGGCTTTAAGGCTCTAATTGAAACGGCCGGCCCTGGAGGAAATACAGTGGTAATGGCAGGGTTCATGGCGAGGGAGCGCATCCGGTCGCTGGAAAGCCAAAAACCAGGAAGTATCGTTGACGATAGTTCGTTCGGTCCGTATTTGGCAACATTGCCTTGGGAGCGAGGTATGAACAATCAAGAGCATGTTCTGTACTGGGATAACAAAGATATTGAAAAGTATTTGAAAGGGTCTATGTGCTACGGTGAAGCACTTGATCTACGAAAAGAAGTGGACGTTGCCATTCGGGTTCTCAACACTATCGTAGGCAAGTCAATCCGTGAGTTTCGCGGCGACTATCTCGACAGCGGCTTCCAATGGCCTTGGGAAAAGGCCGCCCAAGCTTCCGAGGAAAAACTGAAAGGACCGCCAGAAGGTCTAGCCGAAGCTGTCAAAGGTGCGTTTGTTTGCATGCTTACGCGGGCTTTTGAAGACGGCGACGGGGATGAGGAGAAGCTTGTTCCCATGTTGGATATGTTGCAGCACAGCGACGAACCAAATATTTCTCACGCAATGCGCAAGTCGGACGGCGCCGTGGAAGTGCGGGCCCGACAGGATTTAACTGCGGGACAAGAACTCTTGAACCAATATCGGTCTGAGTTAGAGGAGACAATGCCCTACCACCGCTTTTTTACCCGTTTTGGTTTCGTCCCTGGTATTCAAGAAGAAATGACGAATCTGTTTGAAGACAAGTCCTCTATCTTTTTTGCGCAAAAGGCTGAGATATAA
- a CDS encoding predicted protein, with protein sequence MLRVLGKGSFGKVVLVQKRIGKERGQLFAMKILSKTHLVKKRQIERTRTERKVLSVVSHPFIMKLHYAFQTDDKLYLVLDYCPGGELFFHLSRFRRFPERVARFYAAELLLAIGHLHKRGIIYRDLKPENVLLDADGHVKLGDFGLAKAGIKHPWEGAASMCGTPEYMAPEVLSQEGHGFGVDYWGLGMLVYEMMTGLPPWYTTDRAKLFRRLKSAPLEIPSYFSGQSANCVGALLDRNPRRRLGVTGIRTAMEHEFFRSISWKALYARRVEAPVRPCEG encoded by the exons ATGCTACGGGTTCTCGGTAAAGGGTCGTTTGGAAAG GTCGTCCTAGTACAAAAGCGAATTGGCAAGGAACGGGGTCAACTATTCGCCATGAAAATTCTTAGCAAAACCCATCTGGTGAAGAAGCGTCAAATTGAACGAACTCGGACCGAACGCAAAGTCCTGTCTGTCGTGAGTCATCCCTTCATCATGAAGCTGCACTACGCCTTTCAGACGGACGACAAGTTGTATCTCGTGTTGGATTATTGTCCCGGTGGTGAGCTCTTTTTTCACCTTTCAAGATTTAGACGCTTTCCGGAACGTGTAGCTCGCTTTTACGCCGCGGAACTGTTACTAGCGATCGGGCATTTGCATAAACGTGGTATCATTTATCGAGACTTAAAACCAGAAAACGTGCTTCTGGACGCGGATGGGCATGTGAAGCTGGGGGATTTTGGCTTGGCCAAGGCGGGCATTAAGCATCCTTGGGAAGGTGCCGCCTCCATGTGCGGAACACCCGAGTACATGGCTCCCGAAGTGTTGTCGCAAGAAGGCCACGGATTTGGCGTGGACTACTGGGGCCTAGGTATGCTTGTGTACGAAATGATGACTGGGCTACCACCGTGGTATACAACGGATCGAGCTAAGCTTTTTCGCAGGTTGAAGAGTGCGCCGTTAGAGATTCCGTCATATTTTAGTGGCCAGTCGGCGAACTGTGTTGGTGCGTTGTTGGATCGAAATCCCCGTCGACGGCTTGGAGTCACCGGAATCCGAACGGCGATGGAGCACGAATTTTTCAGGAGCATTAGTTGGAAAGCCCTCTATGCTCGGCGAGTTGAAGCCCCAGTTCGTCCTTGTGAAGGT